A region of Oscillatoria salina IIICB1 DNA encodes the following proteins:
- a CDS encoding tetratricopeptide repeat protein — MGDRLRSSDNSKPEGSHRKEERTTIVPSPQASKKYKSGRGKQPSAKSEADLLLEFGIKQHQNGKFEEAIASFNEAYIAYTKLDNQLGMAKAACCLGLSFYALGDYNQAIEKTKESLKLAREIEDLRLEGQVLDNLGNAYRHQGNYAKAIEYQQQSLLILRQLQDRSKQMAVLNNLGLAYKALGDRECAIECQRQSLALAKAIGDSRTEEQVLRNLGNTCYAIGEYAQAIEYYEQRLALVRLRGDRRVEAQILRNLGNACHTLGDYQKAIAYGKQRLNSARATGDPRSEEQALGSLGVAYDALGKYAWAIKYYEQRLTLARKLEDRRVEEQTLGSLRLACYALGDYAKFLEYQQ; from the coding sequence ATGGGCGACCGTTTGCGGTCTAGCGACAACAGCAAGCCAGAGGGTAGTCATCGAAAGGAAGAACGTACTACTATCGTGCCTTCGCCACAAGCCAGTAAAAAATATAAGTCTGGTAGGGGAAAACAACCCTCTGCTAAAAGCGAAGCTGACCTACTGCTTGAATTTGGGATCAAGCAACACCAAAATGGTAAATTCGAGGAAGCGATCGCTAGCTTTAATGAGGCTTACATTGCTTATACCAAATTGGATAATCAGCTTGGGATGGCAAAAGCAGCTTGTTGTCTCGGACTCAGCTTTTATGCCTTAGGAGACTATAACCAAGCAATTGAAAAAACTAAAGAGAGTCTTAAATTAGCTAGAGAAATAGAAGATTTGCGTTTGGAAGGGCAAGTTCTCGATAATCTCGGTAATGCTTATCGCCATCAAGGAAATTATGCTAAGGCAATTGAGTATCAACAACAAAGTTTATTAATTTTACGCCAACTCCAAGATCGCTCGAAACAAATGGCTGTTTTGAATAATTTAGGACTGGCATATAAAGCTTTGGGCGATCGTGAATGTGCGATTGAATGTCAGCGCCAAAGTTTAGCTTTAGCAAAAGCGATTGGTGACTCCCGTACCGAAGAACAAGTGCTGCGAAATCTGGGAAATACTTGCTACGCCATCGGAGAGTACGCTCAAGCAATCGAATACTACGAACAACGTTTAGCTTTAGTTCGCTTACGCGGCGATCGCCGGGTAGAAGCGCAAATTTTGCGAAACTTAGGTAATGCTTGCCACACTCTCGGAGATTACCAAAAGGCGATCGCTTATGGCAAACAACGTTTAAATTCGGCAAGGGCGACTGGCGATCCTCGTTCGGAAGAACAAGCTCTCGGTAGTTTGGGTGTCGCCTACGATGCTTTAGGAAAGTATGCTTGGGCGATTAAATATTACGAACAGCGTTTAACTTTGGCTCGGAAACTTGAAGATCGCCGAGTCGAAGAACAAACTTTAGGCAGTCTCCGCCTTGCTTGCTATGCTTTGGGTGACTATGCAAAATTTTTAGAATATCAGCAATAA
- a CDS encoding CAAD domain-containing protein, translated as MESKTQANETEVTDTQQRPDLEVETTQGGQIEKLSVNDSTTTGVEWQEWVKPVSDFLSNAENIGQFFSDYRKPLITVAIFFGSFVAVKVTLSVLDAVNDIPLLAPLFELVGIGYTGWFFFRYLLKTSTRRELTAELDSLKKQYLGENPQ; from the coding sequence ATGGAATCCAAAACTCAAGCTAATGAAACTGAGGTAACTGACACTCAACAACGTCCAGATTTGGAGGTTGAAACTACTCAAGGTGGTCAAATTGAGAAATTATCTGTCAATGATTCCACGACTACGGGCGTAGAATGGCAAGAATGGGTAAAACCCGTGTCAGATTTTTTGTCAAACGCGGAAAATATCGGTCAGTTTTTTTCTGATTACAGAAAACCTCTAATTACTGTAGCAATATTTTTTGGCAGTTTTGTCGCAGTTAAAGTGACCTTGTCGGTGTTGGATGCAGTTAACGATATTCCTCTCCTCGCACCTTTGTTTGAATTGGTGGGGATTGGTTACACTGGCTGGTTTTTCTTCCGTTATTTGCTCAAGACCTCTACTCGTCGAGAATTGACAGCCGAGTTAGACTCTCTGAAAAAACAATATCTTGGCGAAAATCCCC